The window GCCGGCGTATGGCGCCAGCAAAGAAATCATCCAACTGCAGACGCAAGTCGATCAACTGCAGCAGCAGATGACGCAGATGACGCAGTCCTTCAATGAGCGCATGGGCGTGATGAAGAACCTGGTCGAGCAGAATACTGACGTCGCTAACAAGGTGAATGTCAGCTTGAAGGATCTGCAGGCGCTGATCACCAAGCAGCAGCAGGATCGCGGCGCGCAAGTGGACCAGATCTCAGGCCAGGTACAGGCACTGAACGACACCATGGACGAAATCAAAGTCCGGCTGGCGAAGGTGAGCAAGCAACTGGAAGATATGCAGTCGGCACAGCAGTCGCTCGCGGCCAACCAGGCGCAGCAGCAACAACAGGCGCAAGCGATGGCAGCGGCCCCGCCGCCGGACGTCCTCTACAACAATGCCTTGCGCGACTACAACGGTGGCAAGGCGGATCTGGCTTCGCAGGAATTGAACGACTACATCAAGTTCTATCCCAATACCGATCTGGCGGGGAATGCTTACTTTTACCTGGCGGAAATGCAGTACCGCGCGGGGAATTTTCCGAAAGCGATTGAACAATACGATCTGGTCCTGCAGAACTTTCCCAGTGGAAACAAGGCGGCCGCCGCGCAACTGAAGAAGGGCTTTGCCCTGCTGGAATCGGGCAAAGAGGACGAAGGGACGCAGGAACTGCGTCATGTGATCCAGCGTTATCCGAAGACGAACGAAGCGACGCAGGCACGGGAACGGCTGCGCAAAGCGGGCGGGACGCCAAAGTCCCGCTGAGAATTTCTCTCACCGACCAGCGACTATCGTGGTGACCCACGGATATCCCTACGCAAATGAAGGGCTGTTGCGCCTCTGGCGCTAAAGTTCCGGCCCGAAATTACCGATAGGGCAAGCGGAGATATGCCGGGCTGGTTGCGTACGAGTCTCGCCTGCCTTTTGATGTGTTGGCACGAACCATCAAAAC of the Acidobacteriota bacterium genome contains:
- the bamD gene encoding outer membrane protein assembly factor BamD, whose product is MKSNRIFPVLVLILTLAYTPAYGASKEIIQLQTQVDQLQQQMTQMTQSFNERMGVMKNLVEQNTDVANKVNVSLKDLQALITKQQQDRGAQVDQISGQVQALNDTMDEIKVRLAKVSKQLEDMQSAQQSLAANQAQQQQQAQAMAAAPPPDVLYNNALRDYNGGKADLASQELNDYIKFYPNTDLAGNAYFYLAEMQYRAGNFPKAIEQYDLVLQNFPSGNKAAAAQLKKGFALLESGKEDEGTQELRHVIQRYPKTNEATQARERLRKAGGTPKSR